In Rhodoferax koreense, a genomic segment contains:
- a CDS encoding ATP-binding cassette domain-containing protein, giving the protein MAEHRIVLQARGLVKRYGQVTALDGADFELRAGEILAVIGDNGAGKSSLIKCLSGATVPDEGELLLDGKPIRFKGPIDARREGIETVYQDLAVAPAMTIAENLFLGREIRREGFAGNVLRMLDKKKMLEISIARMNDLKVGIRSMLQAVETLSGGQRQCVAVARAAAFAEHVVILDEPTAALGVKEGNMVLELIRRVRDKGLPVVLISHNMPHVFEIADRIHVARLGKRAAVLNPRNISMSDTVAVMTGAMSASELPAEALA; this is encoded by the coding sequence ATGGCCGAACATCGAATCGTCCTGCAGGCCCGCGGGCTGGTGAAGCGCTATGGCCAGGTCACGGCGCTCGACGGCGCCGACTTCGAATTGCGCGCGGGTGAGATCCTGGCGGTGATCGGCGACAACGGCGCCGGCAAGTCCTCGCTGATCAAATGCCTTTCAGGCGCGACGGTGCCCGACGAGGGCGAACTGCTGCTCGACGGCAAGCCAATCCGCTTCAAGGGCCCGATCGACGCGCGCCGCGAAGGCATCGAGACCGTCTACCAGGACCTGGCCGTGGCGCCGGCCATGACCATCGCCGAAAACCTGTTCCTCGGCCGCGAGATCCGGCGCGAAGGCTTCGCCGGCAACGTGTTGCGCATGCTCGACAAGAAGAAGATGCTCGAGATCAGCATCGCGCGCATGAACGACCTCAAGGTCGGCATCCGCTCCATGCTGCAGGCGGTGGAAACCCTGTCCGGCGGGCAGCGCCAGTGCGTGGCCGTGGCCCGCGCCGCGGCCTTCGCCGAACACGTGGTGATCCTCGACGAGCCCACCGCCGCTCTCGGCGTGAAGGAGGGCAACATGGTCCTCGAACTGATCCGGCGCGTGCGCGACAAGGGCCTGCCGGTGGTGCTGATCAGCCACAACATGCCGCACGTGTTCGAGATCGCCGATCGCATCCACGTGGCCCGCCTGGGCAAGCGCGCCGCCGTGCTGAACCCGCGCAACATCAGCATGAGCGACACCGTGGCGGTGATGACCGGGGCGATGTCGGCGAGCGAACTGCCCGCCGAGGCCCTGGCCTAG
- a CDS encoding sugar ABC transporter substrate-binding protein, whose amino-acid sequence MLSKRSTLAAAALSFAAALAASHAIAADEPVIGLITKTETNPFFVKMKEGATAEAKARGAKLLSAAGKADGDNAGQIAAMENMIAAGAKTIMITPSDSKAIIPAIKKAQAKGVMVIALDSPTDPQESTDALFATDNYKAGVLIGEYAKAALAASAPGKPVKIATLDLLPGHPVGAQRHNGFLKGFGLASFDAKNNELAKPAEVVCMADSFGDRAKGQTAMENCLQKNPDINLVYTINEPAAAGAFNALQKAGKEKGVMIVSVDGGCDGIKDVAGGKIAATSQQYPLKMAAMGVAAGIEYAKTGKKVSGYTDTGVTLIAAKPVAGIDSKDTKVGTELCWGKK is encoded by the coding sequence ATGCTCAGCAAGCGATCCACCCTGGCCGCGGCCGCCCTTTCCTTCGCCGCCGCCCTGGCCGCGTCCCATGCCATCGCCGCCGACGAACCGGTCATCGGCCTCATCACCAAGACGGAAACCAATCCCTTCTTCGTGAAGATGAAGGAGGGCGCGACGGCCGAAGCCAAGGCCCGGGGTGCGAAACTGCTGAGCGCCGCGGGTAAGGCGGACGGCGATAACGCCGGCCAGATCGCGGCCATGGAGAACATGATTGCCGCTGGCGCTAAGACCATCATGATCACGCCGAGCGACTCCAAGGCCATCATTCCCGCCATCAAGAAGGCGCAGGCCAAGGGCGTGATGGTGATCGCGCTCGACAGCCCGACCGACCCGCAGGAAAGCACGGACGCGCTGTTCGCCACCGACAACTACAAGGCGGGCGTGCTGATCGGCGAATACGCCAAGGCCGCGCTGGCCGCGAGCGCACCGGGCAAACCGGTGAAGATCGCCACGCTCGACCTGCTGCCCGGCCACCCGGTCGGCGCACAGCGTCACAACGGGTTCCTCAAGGGCTTCGGCCTGGCCAGCTTCGATGCGAAGAACAACGAACTTGCCAAACCGGCCGAGGTGGTGTGCATGGCCGACAGCTTCGGCGACCGGGCCAAGGGCCAGACGGCGATGGAAAACTGCCTGCAGAAGAATCCCGACATCAACCTGGTCTACACCATCAACGAACCCGCCGCCGCCGGTGCCTTCAATGCCTTGCAGAAAGCCGGCAAGGAAAAGGGCGTGATGATCGTCTCGGTCGATGGCGGCTGCGACGGCATCAAGGACGTGGCCGGCGGCAAGATCGCGGCCACCTCGCAACAGTACCCGCTGAAGATGGCCGCCATGGGCGTGGCCGCCGGCATCGAATACGCGAAGACCGGGAAGAAGGTGAGCGGTTACACCGACACCGGCGTGACCCTGATCGCCGCGAAACCTGTGGCCGGCATCGACAGCAAGGACACCAAGGTCGGCACAGAACTCTGCTGGGGAAAGAAGTAA
- a CDS encoding ROK family transcriptional regulator gives MSEAATPPDLLRPRGSNQVGMRQFNERVVLQALRMHRSLPKADLARLTGLSAQTIGLITARLEEDQLIVKQSRVRGRIGQPSVPLALNPDGAFAIGIKVGRRGCEWLLIDFAARVREQHVMTYAFPDAKKLLPAVARHIQRLRDGLGPLAGRTVGVGLAAPFQLGGWHRTLGLSQPQSDVWNQMNLGAEVQSRTDLPVSFARDTAAACVAELVSGRGHDLKSFLYIFVDTFVGGGLVINSHLHAGVHGNAGALASLPMQPARGDEAGGQLIDEASLWELEQRYDQAGLDATAAYDARALQAPFAEITQAWLVRAARALAHAIASGTAVLDLGHVVMDGSMSRELLDALLAQTRAALALCNWEGMWPPQLHGGRAGAQACALGGAMLPLHANFAPDHDVFLKAN, from the coding sequence ATGTCTGAGGCTGCAACGCCGCCCGACCTGCTGCGCCCGCGCGGCTCGAACCAGGTCGGCATGCGCCAGTTCAACGAGCGCGTGGTGCTGCAAGCGCTGCGCATGCACCGCAGCCTGCCCAAGGCCGATCTGGCGCGGCTCACCGGTCTCAGCGCGCAGACCATCGGCCTGATCACCGCGCGGCTCGAAGAAGACCAGCTCATCGTCAAGCAAAGCCGTGTGCGCGGCCGCATCGGCCAGCCGTCGGTGCCGCTGGCGCTGAACCCCGACGGTGCCTTCGCCATCGGCATCAAGGTCGGCCGGCGCGGCTGCGAATGGCTGCTGATCGACTTCGCCGCGCGGGTGCGCGAGCAGCATGTGATGACCTATGCGTTTCCCGATGCCAAGAAGCTGCTGCCCGCCGTGGCGCGCCACATCCAGCGGCTGCGCGATGGGCTCGGGCCACTCGCCGGCCGCACCGTGGGCGTGGGTCTGGCCGCGCCGTTCCAGCTCGGTGGCTGGCACCGCACGCTTGGCCTGTCCCAGCCGCAGTCCGACGTCTGGAACCAGATGAACCTTGGCGCCGAGGTGCAGTCGCGCACCGACCTGCCCGTGAGTTTCGCACGCGACACGGCCGCCGCCTGCGTGGCCGAACTGGTCAGCGGCCGTGGACACGACCTGAAAAGCTTCCTGTACATCTTCGTCGACACCTTCGTGGGGGGCGGGCTGGTCATCAATTCGCACCTGCACGCCGGCGTCCATGGCAATGCCGGCGCGCTGGCCTCATTGCCGATGCAGCCGGCGCGCGGCGACGAGGCCGGCGGCCAGCTCATCGACGAAGCTTCGTTGTGGGAGTTGGAACAGCGCTACGACCAGGCCGGCCTGGACGCCACCGCCGCCTACGATGCACGTGCGCTGCAGGCACCTTTCGCCGAAATCACGCAGGCTTGGCTGGTGCGGGCGGCGCGGGCATTGGCCCACGCCATCGCCAGCGGTACCGCCGTGCTCGACCTCGGGCACGTGGTGATGGACGGGTCGATGTCGCGCGAACTGCTCGACGCGCTGCTGGCGCAGACGCGTGCGGCGCTCGCGCTGTGCAACTGGGAAGGCATGTGGCCGCCGCAACTGCACGGCGGCAGGGCCGGCGCCCAGGCCTGCGCCCTGGGAGGCGCGATGCTGCCGCTGCACGCCAACTTCGCACCCGACCACGACGTGTTCCTCAAGGCGAACTGA
- the prfB gene encoding peptide chain release factor 2 (programmed frameshift): MEAERVNTIGNQLVSLSARTEDLRRYLDYDAKAERLRTVNASLEDPSVWNDPKKAQELGKEKKSLDAVVLSLSKLQSELADNTELFEMSKEEGDDDGLATIEAETAKLATEVEALEFRRMFNNPADPLPCFLDIQAGAGGTEACDWASMLLRQYLRYAERKGFTATVEDISDGDTAGIKGATIKVEGEYAFGLLRTETGVHRLVRKSPFDSSGGRHTSFASVFVYPEIDDSIEIEINPADVRTDTFRASGAGGQHINKTDSAVRLTHIPTGIVVQCQDGRSQHSNRDVAWKRLRSRLYDFELRKQQEAQQKLEDTKTDVGWGHQIRSYVLDNSRIKDLRTNVEVSATQKVLDGDLDIFIEASLKQGV; encoded by the exons ATGGAAGCAGAACGCGTCAACACCATCGGCAATCAACTCGTCTCGCTGAGCGCGCGCACGGAAGATTTACGGAGGTATCTT GACTACGATGCCAAAGCCGAACGCCTGAGGACCGTCAACGCCTCGCTGGAAGACCCGAGCGTCTGGAACGATCCGAAGAAAGCCCAGGAACTGGGCAAGGAAAAGAAGTCGCTCGACGCCGTGGTGCTGTCGCTGTCCAAGCTGCAGAGCGAGCTGGCCGACAACACCGAGCTCTTCGAAATGTCGAAGGAAGAAGGCGACGATGACGGCCTGGCCACCATCGAGGCCGAGACCGCCAAGCTCGCCACGGAAGTGGAAGCGCTGGAATTCCGCCGCATGTTCAACAACCCGGCCGACCCGCTGCCCTGCTTCCTGGACATCCAGGCCGGCGCCGGTGGCACGGAAGCCTGCGACTGGGCCAGCATGCTGCTGCGCCAGTACCTTCGCTACGCCGAACGCAAGGGCTTCACGGCCACGGTGGAAGACATTTCCGACGGCGACACCGCTGGCATCAAGGGCGCCACGATCAAGGTCGAGGGCGAATACGCCTTCGGCCTGCTGCGCACCGAAACAGGCGTGCACCGCCTCGTGCGCAAGAGCCCCTTCGACAGCTCGGGCGGCCGCCACACCAGCTTCGCGAGTGTGTTCGTGTACCCGGAAATCGACGACTCGATCGAGATTGAGATCAACCCCGCCGACGTGCGCACCGACACCTTCCGCGCCAGCGGCGCCGGCGGCCAGCACATCAACAAGACCGATTCGGCCGTGCGCCTGACGCACATTCCGACCGGCATCGTGGTGCAGTGCCAGGACGGCCGCAGCCAGCACAGCAACCGCGACGTGGCCTGGAAACGCCTGCGCAGCCGGCTGTACGACTTCGAACTGCGCAAGCAGCAGGAAGCGCAGCAGAAGCTCGAAGACACCAAGACCGACGTGGGCTGGGGCCACCAGATCCGCAGCTACGTGCTGGACAACAGCCGCATCAAGGACCTGCGCACCAACGTCGAAGTCTCGGCCACGCAGAAGGTGCTCGATGGTGACCTGGACATCTTCATCGAAGCCTCTTTGAAGCAGGGCGTTTAA
- the pepN gene encoding aminopeptidase N — protein sequence MTREGQHSAIHRADYTAPAFWIDTVELCFDLDPAKTRVLNKMRLRRNADVPAQPLRLDGEELNLARVLVNGQGASFKMDGNQLVLENLPAAEDGAFDLEIFTTCCPAKNTKLMGLYVSNDSFFTQCEAEGFRRITYFLDRPDVMASYTVTLRADKAKYPVLLSNGNLVEQGTLDDGRHFAKWVDPFKKPSYLFALVAGQLVGREQRITARNGREHLLQVFVRPGDLDKTEHAMNSLMASVAWDEARFGLPLDLERFMIVATSDFNMGAMENKGLNIFNTKYVLANQATATDTDYSNIESVVGHEYFHNWTGNRVTCRDWFQLSLKEGLTVFRDQEFSQDLCREPSARAVKRIEDVRVLRTAQFPEDAGPMAHPVRPDSYIEINNFYTVTIYEKGAEVVRMMQTLVGREGFAKGMTLYFERFDGQAVTCDDFAQAIADANPDSDLARLLPQFKRWYSQAGTPRVHASGSFDAAARTYTLTLGQSCAPTPGQAVKEPFVIPVSLGLVGADGRELALRTMDGNTVPSPYTFVMTQASETLTFVDIDAEPVPSILRGFSAPVVLEFDYSDEQLLTLLANDIDPFNRWEAGQRLAVRSALKAIAAVADPAPLQPLNTAYIDAMRSVLRHPTLDAAFKELVLTLPSETYIAEQLDVVDPQRIHAVREAMRGQLAVALTDDWAWAFDAHADNGAYQPDPLSSGRRALAGMALTHLCLAARTTGDVVWPGKAYQRFKDAGNMTDRFNALAALVASDHALAAQALPRFHAMFKDEALVLDKWFALQAGAPDRAGNILPAVRQLMKHPDFNLRNPNRARSVIFSYCSANPGAFHRPDAAGYVFWSDRVIELDGINPQVAARLARALDRWKKLTEPYRSAAREALVRVAAKADLSNDVREVVTRALAD from the coding sequence ATGACGCGTGAAGGACAACATTCGGCCATCCACCGGGCGGACTACACCGCCCCGGCTTTCTGGATCGACACTGTCGAACTCTGTTTCGACCTCGACCCGGCCAAGACCCGCGTGCTCAACAAGATGCGCCTGCGCCGCAACGCCGACGTGCCGGCCCAGCCGCTGCGCCTGGATGGCGAGGAACTGAACCTGGCCCGCGTGCTGGTCAACGGCCAGGGCGCGTCGTTCAAGATGGACGGCAACCAGCTCGTGCTGGAAAACCTGCCCGCCGCGGAAGACGGCGCCTTCGACCTGGAAATCTTCACCACCTGCTGCCCGGCGAAGAACACCAAGCTCATGGGCCTGTACGTGAGCAACGACTCGTTCTTCACGCAGTGCGAGGCCGAGGGCTTCCGCCGCATCACCTATTTCCTGGACCGGCCCGACGTGATGGCCAGCTACACCGTGACGCTGCGCGCCGACAAGGCCAAGTACCCGGTGCTGCTGTCCAACGGCAACCTGGTCGAGCAAGGCACGCTCGACGACGGCCGCCACTTCGCCAAGTGGGTTGACCCGTTCAAAAAGCCGAGCTACCTGTTCGCGCTGGTGGCGGGCCAACTCGTGGGCCGCGAGCAGCGCATCACGGCACGCAACGGCCGCGAGCATCTATTGCAGGTCTTCGTGCGCCCCGGCGACCTGGACAAGACCGAACACGCGATGAATTCGCTGATGGCCTCGGTCGCCTGGGACGAAGCCCGCTTCGGCCTGCCGCTGGACCTGGAGCGCTTCATGATCGTCGCCACCAGCGACTTCAACATGGGCGCGATGGAGAACAAGGGCCTGAACATCTTCAACACCAAATACGTGTTGGCGAACCAGGCCACCGCCACCGACACCGACTACAGCAACATCGAGTCGGTGGTGGGCCACGAATATTTCCACAACTGGACCGGCAACCGCGTGACCTGCCGCGACTGGTTCCAGCTGAGCCTGAAGGAAGGCCTGACGGTGTTCCGCGATCAGGAATTCAGCCAGGACCTGTGCCGCGAGCCGTCGGCCCGCGCGGTCAAGCGCATCGAGGACGTGCGTGTGCTGCGCACCGCGCAGTTCCCCGAGGACGCCGGCCCGATGGCGCATCCGGTGCGGCCCGACAGCTACATCGAGATCAACAACTTCTACACCGTCACCATCTACGAAAAAGGCGCCGAAGTCGTTCGCATGATGCAGACGCTGGTGGGACGCGAAGGCTTCGCCAAGGGCATGACGCTGTATTTCGAGCGTTTCGACGGCCAGGCCGTGACCTGCGACGACTTCGCGCAGGCCATCGCCGACGCGAACCCCGATTCCGATCTGGCGCGCCTCTTGCCGCAGTTCAAGCGCTGGTACAGCCAGGCCGGCACGCCACGTGTCCATGCCAGCGGCAGCTTCGATGCCGCCGCGCGCACCTACACGCTGACACTGGGCCAGAGCTGCGCGCCCACGCCGGGCCAGGCCGTGAAGGAGCCGTTCGTGATCCCGGTCAGCCTCGGCCTGGTGGGGGCCGATGGCCGCGAACTCGCGCTGCGCACCATGGATGGCAACACCGTGCCCTCGCCCTACACCTTCGTGATGACCCAGGCCAGCGAAACCCTGACCTTCGTGGACATCGATGCCGAGCCCGTGCCGTCGATCCTGCGCGGCTTCAGCGCGCCGGTGGTGCTCGAGTTCGACTACTCCGACGAACAGCTGCTGACGCTGCTGGCCAATGACATCGACCCATTCAACCGTTGGGAAGCCGGCCAGCGGCTGGCCGTGCGTTCGGCGCTCAAGGCGATTGCCGCCGTGGCCGACCCGGCCCCGCTGCAGCCACTGAACACGGCCTACATCGACGCGATGCGCAGCGTGTTGCGGCACCCGACACTCGACGCGGCCTTCAAGGAACTGGTGCTGACGCTGCCGTCGGAGACCTACATCGCCGAACAGCTCGACGTGGTCGATCCGCAGCGCATCCACGCCGTACGCGAGGCCATGCGCGGCCAGCTCGCGGTGGCGCTGACCGACGACTGGGCCTGGGCCTTCGACGCCCATGCCGACAACGGCGCCTACCAGCCCGACCCGCTCTCGAGCGGCCGCCGCGCCCTGGCCGGCATGGCGCTCACGCACCTGTGCCTGGCCGCTCGCACCACGGGCGATGTGGTCTGGCCCGGCAAGGCCTACCAGCGTTTCAAGGACGCGGGCAACATGACGGACCGCTTCAACGCGCTGGCCGCCCTGGTGGCCAGCGACCACGCGCTCGCCGCCCAGGCCCTGCCCCGCTTCCACGCCATGTTCAAGGACGAGGCCCTGGTGCTCGACAAATGGTTCGCGCTGCAGGCCGGCGCGCCCGACCGCGCGGGCAACATCCTGCCGGCCGTGCGCCAGTTGATGAAACACCCGGACTTCAACCTGCGCAATCCCAACCGCGCGCGCAGCGTGATCTTCAGCTACTGCAGCGCCAACCCCGGCGCCTTCCACCGGCCCGATGCCGCGGGTTATGTGTTCTGGAGCGACCGCGTGATCGAGCTCGACGGCATCAACCCGCAGGTCGCCGCCCGCCTGGCCCGCGCGCTGGACCGCTGGAAGAAGCTCACCGAACCCTACCGCAGCGCGGCGCGCGAGGCCCTGGTGCGCGTCGCCGCCAAGGCCGACCTGAGCAACGACGTGCGCGAAGTCGTGACGCGCGCCCTGGCCGATTGA
- a CDS encoding HAD family hydrolase, giving the protein MAPAQEIRAVDAIIFDMDGTMIDSMPHHSSTWLDFARKHEVAMDIAELMRRTTGRTGLECVRLILDQPDMDEATAWALVHEKEQLYRDIFGPIFQEVAGFSAFYAATRARGLKVGVGTAGDIHNVEFAMGHLRMNPAPDAIARGDEGLSGKPTPAIFLAVAERMGVAPERCIVFEDAPFGIEAARRAGMRAVGICTTNTASALAGTHVITCVRDYNELIQTNFLEHLNDA; this is encoded by the coding sequence ATGGCTCCGGCGCAGGAAATACGGGCGGTGGACGCTATCATTTTCGACATGGACGGCACCATGATCGACTCGATGCCGCACCACAGCTCCACCTGGCTCGACTTCGCGCGCAAGCATGAGGTGGCCATGGACATCGCCGAGCTGATGCGCCGCACCACGGGCCGCACCGGCCTCGAATGCGTGCGGCTGATCCTCGACCAGCCCGACATGGACGAGGCCACCGCCTGGGCGCTGGTGCACGAGAAGGAACAGCTGTACCGCGACATCTTCGGCCCGATCTTCCAGGAGGTGGCCGGCTTCAGTGCGTTTTATGCCGCCACCCGCGCACGCGGGCTGAAGGTCGGCGTCGGCACGGCGGGCGACATCCACAATGTCGAATTCGCCATGGGCCATCTGCGCATGAACCCGGCGCCCGACGCCATCGCGCGCGGCGACGAAGGCCTGTCGGGCAAGCCCACGCCGGCCATCTTCCTGGCCGTGGCCGAGCGCATGGGCGTGGCGCCCGAACGCTGCATCGTGTTCGAGGACGCGCCGTTCGGCATCGAAGCGGCGCGCCGCGCCGGCATGCGCGCGGTCGGCATCTGCACGACCAACACCGCTTCAGCCCTGGCCGGCACCCACGTGATCACCTGCGTGCGCGACTACAACGAACTCATCCAAACGAATTTTCTGGAGCACCTCAATGACGCGTGA
- a CDS encoding PEP-CTERM sorting domain-containing protein yields the protein MNPAHAVAVVTLPNPGSSADGVPTNQTYDQGLVYSAGLLSQLQAGGYVPSSYGNYLFSTGTGNIPVLVYTGAGGATNTTPFENPLSACGGGNCTQFDGTWGLNSDAGTVGAMRTALGGAQMMLYFDHNESEGANATPNLRASGRVAVYNGATQVVSYAFDTNANGIYDQTSYVTSCSSFVVGPGSGTNAPPCDFSGTTTTSGTTYSVNANSGSGKPDYFVVMPQFNLYDALYDPSYKIVIEMHLRDLDPGFDELGVAGYRFASTTQVPEPNSLALLGLGLAGLALIRRFKVR from the coding sequence TTGAACCCAGCCCACGCCGTTGCCGTTGTCACCCTGCCCAATCCGGGGTCTTCTGCGGATGGGGTGCCGACGAATCAGACCTACGACCAGGGACTGGTGTATTCCGCGGGGCTGCTGAGCCAGCTGCAAGCCGGTGGTTATGTGCCGAGCAGTTACGGCAACTACCTGTTCAGCACCGGAACCGGCAACATTCCCGTGCTGGTCTACACGGGTGCCGGAGGCGCCACCAACACCACACCCTTCGAAAATCCACTATCAGCTTGCGGCGGCGGCAATTGCACTCAGTTCGATGGCACCTGGGGTCTCAATTCAGATGCCGGCACGGTGGGCGCCATGCGTACGGCCCTCGGCGGTGCGCAGATGATGCTGTACTTCGATCACAACGAAAGTGAAGGCGCCAACGCCACGCCCAATTTGCGGGCCTCGGGGCGGGTCGCTGTCTACAACGGCGCCACCCAGGTGGTCTCTTACGCATTCGATACCAATGCCAACGGCATCTACGACCAGACTTCGTACGTCACGTCCTGCAGTTCATTTGTCGTCGGCCCGGGCAGTGGAACGAACGCACCGCCGTGTGATTTCAGCGGTACGACCACCACGTCGGGCACCACGTATTCGGTCAACGCCAATTCGGGTTCAGGCAAGCCGGACTATTTCGTCGTGATGCCTCAGTTCAACCTGTACGACGCCCTTTATGACCCGAGCTACAAGATCGTCATCGAAATGCACCTGCGCGATCTTGATCCAGGTTTCGATGAACTGGGTGTGGCCGGATACCGCTTCGCATCGACCACGCAGGTGCCCGAACCCAATTCCCTCGCGCTGCTTGGCCTCGGTTTGGCGGGTCTTGCGTTGATACGCAGGTTCAAGGTGCGCTGA
- a CDS encoding ATP-binding protein, which produces MKTSRQVPNPVIDTARCTGCGWCVPTCHLHLLSLERQGWEKFSVLSNADACTGCTKCAVRCPFGAITMQPSPD; this is translated from the coding sequence ATGAAAACCTCACGCCAGGTACCCAATCCAGTCATCGATACCGCACGCTGTACGGGCTGCGGCTGGTGTGTGCCGACCTGCCATCTGCACCTGCTGTCGCTGGAACGCCAAGGCTGGGAAAAGTTTTCCGTGCTGAGCAACGCCGACGCCTGCACGGGTTGCACCAAGTGTGCGGTGCGTTGCCCTTTCGGCGCGATCACGATGCAGCCCTCGCCGGACTGA
- a CDS encoding class 1 fructose-bisphosphatase: MSQKISLTRYLVEQQRADGLIPSQLRLLLEVVARACKSISQAVNKGALGGVLGAAESENVQGEIQKKLDIIANEVLIEANEWGGHLAAMASEEMDSIYVVPNRYPQGEYLLLFDPLDGSSNIDVNVSIGTIFSVLKKPEPATGEPQQDVSEQDFLQAGSQQVAAGYCVYGPQTTLVLTVGNGVAMFTLDREQGSFVLTQENVRIPEDTKEFAINMSNMRHWDTPVKRYIDECLEGKDGPRGKDFNMRWIASMVADVHRILTRGGVFLYPWDKREPEKPGKLRLMYEANPMSWLVEQAGGAATNGKERILDIPPTKLHQRVSVILGSKNEVERATGYHSAL, translated from the coding sequence ATGTCTCAAAAAATCTCTCTCACACGCTACCTGGTTGAGCAGCAGCGTGCCGACGGACTGATCCCGTCGCAGTTGCGCCTGCTGCTCGAAGTGGTGGCGCGCGCCTGCAAGAGCATCAGCCAGGCCGTCAACAAAGGCGCGCTCGGCGGCGTGCTCGGTGCAGCCGAAAGCGAAAACGTACAGGGCGAAATCCAGAAGAAGCTGGACATCATCGCCAACGAAGTGCTGATCGAAGCCAACGAATGGGGCGGCCATCTGGCGGCCATGGCCTCGGAAGAGATGGACAGCATCTACGTGGTGCCCAACCGCTATCCGCAAGGCGAATACCTGCTGCTGTTCGATCCGCTCGACGGCTCGAGCAACATCGACGTGAACGTCAGCATCGGCACCATCTTCAGCGTGCTGAAGAAGCCGGAGCCGGCCACGGGCGAGCCGCAGCAGGACGTGAGCGAACAGGACTTCCTGCAGGCCGGCAGCCAGCAGGTGGCCGCGGGTTACTGCGTCTACGGTCCGCAGACCACGCTGGTGCTGACGGTGGGCAACGGTGTGGCCATGTTCACCCTGGACCGCGAGCAGGGTTCCTTCGTGCTCACGCAGGAGAACGTGCGCATTCCCGAAGACACCAAGGAATTCGCGATCAACATGAGCAACATGCGCCACTGGGACACGCCGGTGAAACGCTACATCGACGAATGCCTGGAAGGCAAGGACGGCCCGCGCGGCAAGGACTTCAACATGCGCTGGATCGCCAGCATGGTCGCCGACGTGCACCGCATCCTCACCCGCGGCGGCGTGTTTCTCTACCCGTGGGACAAACGCGAGCCTGAAAAGCCAGGCAAGCTGCGCCTGATGTACGAGGCCAACCCCATGAGCTGGCTCGTCGAACAGGCCGGCGGCGCCGCCACGAACGGCAAGGAACGCATCCTCGACATCCCACCGACCAAGCTGCATCAACGCGTCAGCGTGATATTGGGCTCAAAAAATGAGGTCGAGCGCGCCACGGGGTATCACTCCGCGCTATAA
- a CDS encoding ABC transporter permease: MDNLKHKLPPLGQLGPFIALVIACTVFGMTTERFFSADNFSLILQQVMVVGVIAIGQTLIILTAGIDLSCGMIMALGSIVMTKLAADSGVPAPLAILAGIAVTALFGLVNGLLVTRIKLPPFIVTLGTFNIAFAITQLYSGAQTVTEVSPVMTWLGSTFAIGGANVAYGTVLMVLLYLGVWFWLRETAPGRHVYAVGNNPEATRLVGIPPERILLGVYVLAGVFYGIASLLSVARTGVGDPNAGQTENLDAITAVVLGGTSLFGGRGVVLGSLIGAVVVGVLRNGLTLMGVSSVYQVLITGILVILAVTVDQLSRKGGR; the protein is encoded by the coding sequence GTGGATAACCTGAAGCACAAACTCCCTCCGCTCGGGCAGCTCGGCCCGTTCATCGCGCTCGTGATCGCCTGCACGGTGTTCGGGATGACGACCGAGCGCTTCTTCAGCGCCGACAACTTCTCGCTGATCCTGCAGCAGGTGATGGTGGTGGGCGTGATCGCCATCGGCCAGACGCTGATCATCCTGACCGCCGGCATCGACCTGTCGTGCGGCATGATCATGGCGCTGGGCAGCATCGTGATGACCAAGCTGGCGGCCGATTCCGGCGTGCCGGCACCGCTGGCTATCCTGGCCGGCATCGCGGTCACGGCGCTGTTCGGCCTGGTCAACGGCCTGCTCGTCACCCGCATCAAGCTGCCGCCGTTCATCGTGACGCTGGGCACCTTCAACATCGCCTTCGCCATCACCCAGCTTTACTCCGGTGCGCAGACCGTCACCGAGGTGTCGCCGGTGATGACCTGGCTGGGCAGCACCTTCGCCATCGGCGGCGCCAACGTGGCCTATGGCACGGTGCTGATGGTGCTGCTCTACCTCGGCGTGTGGTTCTGGCTGCGCGAGACCGCGCCGGGCCGGCACGTCTACGCGGTGGGCAACAACCCCGAGGCCACGCGGCTGGTGGGCATTCCGCCGGAACGCATCCTGCTGGGCGTGTATGTGCTGGCCGGCGTGTTCTACGGCATCGCCTCGCTGCTGTCCGTGGCGCGCACCGGTGTCGGCGACCCGAACGCGGGCCAGACCGAAAACCTCGATGCCATCACCGCCGTGGTGCTGGGCGGCACCAGCCTCTTCGGTGGCCGTGGCGTGGTGTTGGGCTCGCTGATCGGTGCCGTCGTGGTCGGCGTGCTGAGGAACGGCCTGACCCTCATGGGCGTGTCGTCGGTCTATCAGGTGCTGATCACTGGCATCCTGGTGATCCTGGCGGTCACGGTGGATCAACTCTCGCGCAAAGGAGGCCGCTGA